Part of the Elusimicrobiota bacterium genome, AATAAGACAGTAGATAGGTAATAGTAGGTGGGGATTAGGTAAAAACAAAAGACTTAAAGACACCTGCGGGGTGGACCGCAGGTTCTCCCCGTAGGTGGGAGAGGTATTAATAATATGAAAATTCTTTTTATCGCCGATGTCGTCGGCCAGCCCGGAAGAGAAACACTTTGCAAAAGGTTTCCTGAAATAAAGGAAAAAGAAAAACCGGATTTCATAATTGCAAATGCGGAGAATGCCGCAGGGGGCAAAGGCTTGACCGGGCCTACGGCAAGAGAAATCTTTGGATGCGGGATAGATGTTATAACTTTGGGAAACCATGCGTTTGATAGAAAAGAAATTGAGGAAGTAATAAATAATCCTAAAATTTTAAGGCCCGCCAATTATCCTCCCAACGTTCAAGGGAAAGGGTACGGGGTTTATCATCTGGATGGAAAAGGAAAAATAGCCGTCATAAATATTATGGGCCGGATATATTTGCCGAATATTGATTGTCCGTTCAGGGGAATCAACGATATTCTTGAAATAATTAAAAAAGAAACAAAGGTGATTATAGTTGATTTCCATGCTGAAGTAACTTCTGAAAAAAATGCCATGGGCTGGTATCTTGACGGCAGAGTATCTGCGGTGATAGGCACCCATACGCATATTCCGACAGCTGATGAAAAAATACTGCCCCTAGGGACAGCCTATATTACTGATGTCGGGATGACCGGCCCCGTAGAAGGCGTTATAGGGATGGACAAAGAGATTGTCTTAAAGAAATTTTTAACCGGGCTACCCCATCCTTTTGTGGTAGCAAAGGGCCAGACCGTTATGCAAGGGTGCGTTGTTGAAATAGACGAAAATTCAGGTAAGGCGCAGTCAATTAGGAGATTCTCAATTCAGGGGTAAAACCGCAACCAGCAACCGGCAACCAGTTACCAGCAAAGGACATGAAATGGTGCAAGACTTCAGGGAATTGAGAATTTGGCAAAATGGTATGCAGATTGTCAAACAGTCATATTTGTTGACAAAACAATTTCCAAAGGAAGAGATATTTGGGCTTGTATCTCAAGTTCGAAGGGCAGCGGTTTCAATTCCATCCAATGTTGCCGAGGGTTTTGCCCGGAATCACGATAACGAGTACCGGCAGTTTCTTTATATCGCGTTGGGTTCATGTGCAGAGCTGGAAACTCATTTTGAGATAACAAAGCAACTAAACTATTGCAAAAATGATGAGTTGGCGGAAGTCCAAAATTTGATTAAACTTGAAATCAAAATGATTCTTAGAATGATTAAAAGTCTGTAATGTAGTGCAAGTGCTTATTTGTATTTACCGGTTTCTGGTCGCCGGTAACTGGGGACTGTCTCAATGGAAGATGGACACAAAATATATACGGTTTCTGAACTAAACAACGAAATTAAGATTGTTTTTGAAGACGTCTATCCCGACATATGGGTTGAAGGAGAAATATCCAATTTCAAGACTTATTCTTCCGGCCACATGTATTTTTCTCTGAAGGATGAAGAATCGCAGATATCAGCGGTAATTTTTCGAGGCACAAGCCGTTCGTTCAGATTTACGCCTGAAGACGGAATAAAAGTAATTGCGCGGGGCAGGGTTTCGGCGTATCCTAAACGAGGTGAGTACCAGTTTGTTATAAACTACCTTGAACCTGCCGGTAAAGGGGCTCTGCAGCTGGCATTTGAACAGCTCAAGAAAAAACTGGAAAAAGAAGGGTTGTTTGATCCGGAAAGAAAAAAACCTATACCTCTGCTGCCTCAAAAAATCGGTATAGTTACGTCTCCAACCGGCGCGGCAATAAAAGATATCCTTTCAGTTATAAACAGGCGCTATGCAAATGTTGAAATTCTTCTTTATCCGGTGCACGTTCAGGGCGACGAGGCAAAATACGATATTTCTGAAGCAATTAAATATTTGAATGATAATTATCCGAGCCTGGATGTTTTGCTTGTAGGCCGCGGCGGGGGTTCAATAGAAGATCTTTGGGCTTTTAACGAAGAAATGGTGGCAAGAGCTATCGCTTCATCAAAAATTCCCGTGAGTTCCTGCGTGGGGCATGAGATAGATTATACAATAGCCGATTTTGTTGCGGATATGCGAGCAGCAACTCCTTCATCGGCGGCAGAGCTCGTAGTAAAAAATAAAGCGGAACTTATAGAAAAACTAGATGACCTAAAACATCATATTGTCAATCAGATGGAATTTATGCTTTCCGAAAAAGAAGAAAGACTTAAAGATATTTCTGACAGCAAGGCCATTCAAAACCCGGCTGCTTTATTTGAGGATAAGATTCATGAAATAGATGATATTCAGGAAAAAATATTGCATTTTTCCCAGATGTTTATGGACGCAAAACAAAAAGAATGGGGCCTTTTAAGAGAAAAACTAGGGCTTCTTTCGCCCCTTAATATATTGGACAGAGGCTATTCTGTTTGTTTTAGTGTTCCACAAAATAAAATAGTCAAAGATGCAAAGATATTAAGCGTCAATGATACGGTAAAAGTTAAACTTTCAAAAGGCGAAATATTTGCAAATGTGGAAAAAATTAATTGACACGAAGTGGCATCCTAAGTTGCCTGTCATTCCCGAACTTGATTCGGGATCCAGAGGCTGCCGAAGGCCAGGGCTCCCCGGACTTGGAGACTGTGTCATAATTACATGATTTAATCTCCGTCGAGGATACGACGATAAACAAATTGCTCCTTAAAACTTTAAATGCTAAAATATCTCCATAATAGCAAAAAGGAGATATTCTTATGGCATACAGATACGGCGACCGGCATCAAATGAACTTGTTCCCGCAAAGTATCGAAGACTATGTTCGTGAAGATGACCCTGTGCGGGCCTACGACGCTTTTGTGGAATCGCTTGAACTTGGTGAACTTGGGATAATAGTTGATGAAAACCAAGTAGGCAACCCTGAATATGAACCCAAGGCAATGATTAAGCTGCTTGTATATGGCTACTCTTACGGTATCCGCAGTTCAAGGAAACTGGAAAGAGCCACATACCATAATGTATCATTTATCTGGCTTATGGGCGGCTTAAAGCCAGACCATAAAACCATAGCCAGATTCAGAACAGATAATAAAAGAGCTCTAAAAAACATATTAAAGCAGTGTGCCAGGTTATGTATAAAGCTTGGCCTTATTGAAGGCAATACTTTGTTTGTGGACGGCAGTAAAATAAGAGCCAATGCAGCGATAGATAACACATGGACACAGGAAAAATGCGAAAAACATCTTAAAAGCATAGATGAACATATTGAATCCATACTTAAAGAATGCGATGTTATAGATGAAAAAGAACAAAACAGCGATTCTTTGGTAAAGCTCAAAGAAGAACTGAAAGACAAAGAAGCTCTTAAATCAAAGGTTCAAAACATTATGAAAGAACTAAAGAGCCAGGAACTTCAATCAATGAATTCCACTGATCCGGAATGTATAAAAGTGAAAGGACGACAGGGAATACATTCCGGTTACAGCGGGCAAATCGTTGTTGACGAAAAACACGGATTAATAGTCAATAGCGATGTTGTCAATGAACATAATGACCGCGAACAATTTGCAAATCAAATAGAGCAAGCCCATGAAACACTTGAACATAAGTGTAAAAATGCCTGTGCCGATGACGGTTATGCTAACACCGATGAACTAAAAAAGATTGCGGACAAAAATGTCAATGTTATTGTGCCTTCACAAGAACAAACCAGTCAGCAAAATTCAGAGCCGTTTGCCAAAGAACAATTTACGTATGATTCACAGACCGATTCTTACATATGCCCACAAGGACACAAGCTGCCGTATAGTCACCTTGACAAAGAAAAGAACATGAACGTTTATAGCATTTCTGACAGAAATTTATGTCGAAATTGCGTGCATTTCGGAATATGCACAACATCAAACAAAGGCAGGCGCATAAAACGGCTTGCCAATGAAGAAACTAAGAAAATACTTGAACAAAATTTTACAAAAGAGCAATCGCAGACAATATTCCGCTTAAGAAAACAAAAGGTTGAGCTCCCTTTCGGGCACATTAAGCGAAATCTGGGGGTTACAGCATTTCTGTTAAGAGGTCTTGATGGTGTTAAAGCAGAAATGTCGTTGTTTTCCAGTTGCTTCAACATGTCGCGGATGATAAGCATTATTGGCGTGCAGGCGCTGGTTGCCAAGCTAATGTCTTAAGAACAACAGGGATTCCCCTGTTTATTATTGTTTTTGCCGGTTAACCGGTAAATTTTATGCTTCGTTGTCAAAGAACTGATTCCGTGATCCAATTATGACACAGTCTCTTGTCCGGGGGGAACCACTCTTGCTTGTCCTGAGCGTCCCGTGGTGAGCGAAGTCGAACCAAGTCGAAGGGTCATTCCCGCGGATAGTTAGCGGGAATCTATGGTAGTGTCGTTGCTCAACTTGCTGGTTTATTAAATAGGTGTCTGTCCCTATTTACAAGTCCTTGAAATTAAAGCGATTACATGCTATAACTGTATCACGATATGAGGCGATTAGGCAGTCTAATCGCTTCATAGGAGAATAAGTTGAAGCGCTATATCTGGGAAAACAAAAACTGGCAAAACCTTGAGTACGACCATAAGGCGGTAATGGAGCTTCTTTCCAAAGCTCGCCTCGTGCAAGGCAACCTTTTGGGAAAAATGTCCGCATTGGAACTTCGTCTTGAAGTAGAAGCCCAGGCAGAAGTGCTCGTTGAAGAAGCTGTTCGGACAGCAGAAATAGAAGGCATGAAGCTTGACCGCAATGCCGTGCGTTCTTCGGTTGCGGTTCGCTTGGGTTTGCCGCAAGGCGTTGGTTTGCCGAAAGAGCGGAACGCCGATGGTCTTGTAGAAGTTCTTTTTGATGCTGTTCGTAATCATTCCAAACCTTTATCAATAAAACGGCTTAACGGCTGGCAGGCGGCGCTTTTTCCTACCGGATATTCAGGACTACATAAAATTCGTGTTGGCGCTCTAAGAGGGAATGCCCCTATGCAGGTGGTTTCAGGTCCTATCGGAAAAGAAAAAGTACATTTTGAAGCTCCTCCCGAAAAAAAGATGAAAGAAGAAATGGCTCTTTTTGTTGACTGGTGGAATAAATCATTCGGTAAAATGGACGGTATACTTCGCGCAGCAGCAGCACATTTCCGTTTTGTTACTATACATCCATACGAAGACGGCAACGGCCGTATTGCGCGCGCACTTACAGATATGGCACTAGCCCAGGACGAAAATATTAATGTCAGGTTCTACAGTTTGTCTTCACAGATCATAAAACAAAGAAACGAGTATTACTCAATTCTTGAAAAAGTCCAAAATTGCAGACTAGAACCTACCAAATGGTTTGAATGGTTTCTGGAATCTTTCATAAAATCGGTTGAAGGCTCACAAAACATCGTTTCACATGTATTAAAGAAGGCGGAATTTTGGAAGGCCCATTCTCAAGTTCAAATAAACGAAAGGCAAAGAAAAGTAATACATAAAATGCTTGAGGCAGGGACCGATGGTTTTGAAGGCGGCCTTACCACACGGAAATACACAAGTATGACGAAAGCAAGCCGTGCTACGGCTTTTAGGGAAATAGACGATCTTTTGCAAAAGAAAGTTATTCGCCATATCGGCGGCAAAGGCCGCAGTGTCCGCTATGGCTTTGTTTGGTAATTGTGGAGCAAAAAGGCCCTATTTTATTAAATAGGTGTCTGTCCCTAATTTCCCTGTCCCTAATTTCCGAAGCCGTAATCTCAAGAGGGAATTACTCATGAATAATGCTAGAATTTTATTTGAGAAGTTAAGTCTTGAGTATATTAATGCAAATATGATGAATAAAGAGTTTGAAACTAATTGGATGGACTGCAAAGAAAAAGAAGACGCAACAAGTGCCGAACTATCACCAAATGACAAAAAGCTTTTTGCAAAGGCGCTTTCAGGATTTGCAAATACTTCTGGTGGTGTTATATTGTTTGGCATTAGAGCAAGGCCAAGACCAGCTGATGATGTAGATATAATAATAGACAAGAATCCTATCAAAGGTTTGAAAAAGTATGAATCCAATTTGAGAGAAATTGAAAGTAGAATTGTAGAGAGATTGGTCAAAGGGGTTGAATATTTGCCAATAGAAACTTCACCCGATGAAGGAGTAATGGCCGTTTATATACCTGAAAGTGAGGCGTCTCCTCATAGAAGTGTGCAGGATTACAAGTTTTATATTAGAGCAGGAGGTACTTTTAATTCTATTGACCTTAAAATAGTAGAAGATTTATTTCATAAAACAAAGAAACCTGATCTACAGCTTCTACTTAAAGAAATTAGTCCCGATCAAATTTTAATTTTATTGCGGAACAATGGAAAAGGGATCGCAAAATATCCTTCTTTTGTTATAGAACTTCCTCAATATGTGAATGTTTCTAGTTATCGATTGGATGGGAATAAATCTAATGATATTGTTGTTACTCAAAAATATTTTCGAGGAAAAGAAGGGAAATTTGCCGTATATTCAGGAAGTATAGATAATATTATCCATGCAGATGGCGGGGAATTACCAATTATTAATTTCAGTACCGTAATCACAAAATTAGTTAATCAAACTTTTACATTGCCTTATTATCTTGATGCTGAAAATATGCAGACTAAAGAAAGCAAATACACAATTTCTTTTGATAATCAAGGTCGAATAAAAGATATAACAATTATATAGAATCCGTGTTAGGCCCCTGGATTGGTAATGGCCGTACAACCTACGAGGTTGAACGGCTCCGAATCCGGCAATGGTGTCTGGCTTTACTAACTACACTAACTTGAACTAGGAGAAATAAACAATGCAAACCACAGGGACTAATCTTCAAAACCAACGGATTGAAACAATACCAAACCAACCCCCGGGGTTGGTTTGGTATATAAGAGGTTTACTATGAAAAAGACCTTGAAGTTTGAAAGCGCAATTAAACGGCTTGAAGAAATCGTGGAAAAAATGGAAGGCGGCCAGATGGATCTGGAAGAATCGCTTGCTTTTTTTGAGGAAGGGATAAAACTGGTGCGGTTTTGCTCAACAAAACTTGAAGAAGCTAAGAAGAAGATAGAAATTCTTGTAAAAAAAGACGGGAAAATGACAGCAGAACCTTTTGAACCGGAAGACGAAAAAAACAGTGATTAGTAATTAGTTATGAGTTCATAGTAAAAACGCAAAGACAAAAGGAAATTAAGTTTAAAAACATGGAACTGAAAAGCTATTTAACCAAAAAGTCAAAGTTAGTGGAAAAAGCGCTGAAAAAATATCTGCCGAAAGATAATTCGTTAATTTCAAGGGCAATGAGATATTCTGTTTTTGCCGGAGGAAAACGCCTCAGGCCAATCCTTGTAATTTTGGGAGCTGAAATTTGCGGTTCAAAAAATATTGCGGATATTTTGCCGGCAGCCACGGCTTTAGAATTTATTCATACCTATTCTTTGATTCATGACGATCTTCCCTCAATGGACAATGATGATTTGCGCAGAGGAAAACCCACCAGCCACAAAAAATTCGGAGAAGCAACTGCTATATTGGCCGGCGACGCTCTTTTAACGGACGCATTTCGTTTGATGGGAAACCTTGGCGAAAACAAACGGTTAAACAAACAAAGAATAATTGATTCAGTGCTTGTGCTTGCTAAACTTGCCGGATATAAGGGAATGATTGGCGGCCAAATGAAAGATACCATTGAGACAAATCGATGGAACAAGATGAATTTGAATACTGCCAAGAAAAACCTTGAATTTATTCATTTAAATAAAACCGCCGCCTTAATTCAGGCAAGTCTTCTTATCGGGGCAACTCTTTTTAATGCCAGCAAAAAACAACTGAATGCCTTAAATCAATTCGGCAGATATGTTGGCCTTGCTTTTCAAGCAGTGGATGATATCCTTGACATAACTGCCGATAAGAAACTTCTTGGAAAAAGGGGAAGCGACCTGGAAAATAATAAGCTGACTTACCCGTCATTATACGGATTGGAAGAATCCCAAAATAAAGCTAAGAAATTGATTATTAATGCAAAAAAAAGCCTGAACATATTTGGTAAAAAAGCCGAGATTTTGTCGCAGTTGGCCGATTATATAATTCAAAGGCAATATTAGTAGAGACGCGACCAGCGACCAGCAACCGGCGACCAGTGACCAGTAATGACAAAAAGGATAAAATGGGAATACTTGAAAAAATTACGAAGCCCGAAGATCTAAAGAGTGTAAAAAGAGAAGCTTTGCCTGAACTTGCAAAAGAAATTAGATACGAAATGATAAAAACTGTGTCCCAAACAGGCGGGCATCTTGCCTCAAGTCTTGGCACGGTTGAGTTATCAATAGCTCTCCATTATGTTTACGATGCGCCGAAAGATAAAATAATCTGGGATGTAGGACACCAGGCGTATGCGCATAAGCTTCTTACAGGGCGATACGGCAGGTTTCATACATTAAGACAATACGGGGGAATAAGCGGTTTCCCAAACAGGGAAGAATCGGAATACGATCCTTTTACTGTCGGGCATTCTTCTACCGCAATTTCTGCGGCACTGGGTTATGCTCTTGCAAGGGACATTAAGGGACAGGATAATAAAGTAGTTGCCATTATCGGCGACGGTTCAATGACGGGCGGAATGTCGTTTGAAGCCCTGCAGAACGCCGGGCATCTGGGAACAGATATCCTTGTTATTTTAAACGACAATGAGATGTTTATTTCTCACCGAGTCGGCGCTTTAGCAGGTTATTTAGCGAAAATAATTACCGCCGGCACATGGAAAGGCTTTGAAAAGAAGATTGAGAAATTTTTTAAGCGGCTGCATTTTTGGGGCGCGCAGATTTTACGCGTTGCAAAAAGGTTTAAAGTTCTGCTTTTCCCAGGAATGCTTTTTGAAGAAATGGGTTTTTCTTATGTCGGGCCTGTGGACGGGCATAATATTAATGACCTTATTGATATCCTTAACGGAGTAAAAAAACTGAAAGCTCCGATGCTGCTGCACGTTATAACAAAAAAGGGTAAAGGTTTTTCAGCGGCGGAAAGCGACCCAACAAAATTTCACGGTATAGGAAAATTTAATATTTCTTCAGGAGAAATTGAGTCCGGCTCTAATGTTCCAAGCTACACTTCGGTTTTTTCAAATACTTTGATAAAGCTTGCGAAAGAAAACGAAAAAATAGTTGCCATTACGGCAGCGATGGCGGAAGGCACGGGTTTAGACGCATTCAGAAGAGAGTTCCCGAGACGTTTTTTTGATGTCGGGATAGCCGAAGAACATGCAGTGACCTTTGCTGCCGGGCTTGCCTGCGAAGGGATGCGCCCGGTATGCGCAATTTATTCCACTTTTTTGCAGAGAAGCCTGGATCAAATGATACACGATGTTGCTCTTCAAAAACTTCCGGTTGTTTTTGCAATAGATCGGGCAGGGATAGTCGGTGAAGACGGGCCCACTCATCAGGGAGCGTTTGATCTTTCGTACTTGAGATTTATTCCAAATTTTACGATTATGGCGCCTGCCGACGAAAATGAACTTCAGCATATGCTAAAAACAGCATTTACTTTGGAGGGCCCTGTCGCAATACGCTACCCTAGAGGGCATGGCATAGGAATAAACTTGGATAATGAACTTAAAGTTCTACGGCCGGGAAAAGCTGAAATAAAAAAAGAGGGAAAAGATCTTTATATTCTTGCGATAGGAAATACCGTTTATCCGTCACTAGAGGCTTCAAAAATTTTGGCTGATAAAAACATTAAAGCCGGGGTAGTGAACATGCGTTTTTTGAAACCGCTTGATGCCAAGCTAATTTTATCTTTAGCTCAAAAAACAAAATATTTTGCTGTTATTGAAGAAAATTCATCAATCGGCGGATTATACAGCGCCGTCAGCGAACGATTAGCCGGAAAAAACATCCATGTTTTTGAAACCGGATTTCCTGACCACTTTATTGAGCACGGAAGCCCCGATATACTTAGAGAAAAATATGGGTTTACTCCTGGAAAAATCGCGGGAAAAATAGCAGCGTGGTACCGCACATTTAAATAAGTGCAACTAAAAAAAGAACGATTGGATAAAATACTTTTTGATAAAGGTCTTGCCGAAACACAGACAAAAGCTCAAGGTTTAATTATTTCCGGAGCCATTCTTGTTGACGGGGTTCCGATTCTTAAGCCGGGCACTTTTGTATTGAGCTCTTCCGATATAACAATAAAGAAAACAAAAACCTATGTTTCCCGCGGCGGCTTAAAAATTGAATCGGCCGCAAGAAATCTAAATATTTCATTTAAAGATAAAATATGCATGGATATAGGGGCTTCAACAGGCGGGTTTACCGATTTTATGCTTTTAAACGGGGCAAAAAAAGTGTACGCGGTAGATGTAGGGAGGAATCTTCTTCACGAAAAATTAAAGGATGATCCGCGGGTTGTAAATATTGAAAGCGTAAATTTCCGCTATTTTTCAAAGGAATTATTGAAAGACAATATTGGATTTGTTACAATAGACGTTTCATTCATATCTCTTGAAAAAATTCTTCCGGTTGCATTTGAAATAATAAACTCAGGCGGCGAAATCCTGGCTTTGGTTAAGCCTCAATTTGAGTCTTTGCCTAAAGAGCTTAAAAAAGGTGTTGTAAGGGACGAATCCATACGGCAAAAAGCCATAGAAAAGATTAGAAGCTTCTCGGGAAAATTGGGTTTAGTTTTGTTAGGCGAAGCTGATTCTGAGGTTAAAGGCCCTGAAGGAAACATTGAGCATTTTTTGTGGCTGAAGAAACAGTAACCAGTTACCCGCAACCAGCTACCAGTAAAGACAAAGGAAAATAAAATGGCAGATATTTATAATTTTTACGCGTTATATGCAAAAGACATTTCTAAAGTTAAATAGGTAATAACTTTACAAGTAGGTTAATAAATGGGGTAATTACGGGGAATCAGGGCCCGAACAGGATAGTGAGTGTAAACTACACTTTACGAAATCGCAATATTATCGTAAACTCTATCTTACGCATAGGCCTTCGTTTCAAGAGGTAACAATGAATAGAAAAATCAATTTGATTATTGTTTCAGCGCTTGTTATTTTTGGTGTTAGTACGGCCAATTCTCAACCGTCTGGCGCCAAGAAAGCGTTTGACAGCCTGGATAAGGAAGAAAGTAGTGTTAACAAAGCCCCTAAAAAGCAGGCGAAGAAAGTAGTAAAGAAAATAGCAAAGACAAAGAATGTGGGCAAAACAAAAAACAATTTAGCGGTTGCTTCCAGCTCAGGCACTGTTCCAAATACGGTGCAAGCAAAAGGGAAAATAGTAAAAGACGAGAAAAAGAATCAATTGCAGTTTTTGGATGAGAAGGGGAAGGCAATAAAAACAATACAGCTGAAAGTTGTAGAAAAGAAAAAAGATGTATACATCTACAGGAATACAATTGAAGGATTGGTTTCAGATAACGGACAATTCGCAGGAGTTGTTACTGAAGATGCCGAATTAGCGGAAGACTGGTATGTTTCAAGCTCCACTTTTAGTTATTATGATGTTTCGGGTAATAAGCTTTGGGAAAAAACCAATGTTTCAATGACAATGCCGCCATCTTATATAATCTCAGCAGACGGTTACAGAGTATTTCTTGTAACCTGTGCGATAGATAATGTGTACCATGAAAATAAATTTTATCTTGCGATTTATAATGAGAATGGGAACATCGTCTGGGCATTTGGAGAATTTTATGAAATTTCAGAAATATTCTTAACCAAAAACGGTAAATATGGGTATTTCAGCGCAAATGGAGTAATAAATTTTTTTAATGTTTTAGAAAAGAAGATAAAAATTACTCCTGAAAATATAAGAGGTTCAGCTAACATTACTGAATCCGGAAAGATTACGATAAACACAATTTTAGAAGAGATTGATATTCAAGAAAATGGCATAGTTGAGTTTTACGATATTAAAGGAGAGCTCAAATTTAGGAAAAAATTTAACGAGCTTGATTCGAACGATTTGAAGCTCTTGCGTAATGATGAGATTGAATCAATAAAGGTCTTAATCTCTGAAAAAAAATCAGGAAATATAAGTAGAAAAAAAGAAATATTTAACGATCAATTATGAAAAAGTATTTACTCTATATTATATTACTAATATTTCTTTTCATGCCGGAAGTAAACTGCGCTGAGTTGCCATTTAATAGTAATTCAATCAAAGATTCCTATGGCCCAAGAGTCCATCCAGCAAGAAAGAATTGGGACTTTCATAATGGTGTTGACTATAGTCCTTTACCAGGAGATGCCGATAAGGGTA contains:
- the xseA gene encoding exodeoxyribonuclease VII large subunit; the protein is MEDGHKIYTVSELNNEIKIVFEDVYPDIWVEGEISNFKTYSSGHMYFSLKDEESQISAVIFRGTSRSFRFTPEDGIKVIARGRVSAYPKRGEYQFVINYLEPAGKGALQLAFEQLKKKLEKEGLFDPERKKPIPLLPQKIGIVTSPTGAAIKDILSVINRRYANVEILLYPVHVQGDEAKYDISEAIKYLNDNYPSLDVLLVGRGGGSIEDLWAFNEEMVARAIASSKIPVSSCVGHEIDYTIADFVADMRAATPSSAAELVVKNKAELIEKLDDLKHHIVNQMEFMLSEKEERLKDISDSKAIQNPAALFEDKIHEIDDIQEKILHFSQMFMDAKQKEWGLLREKLGLLSPLNILDRGYSVCFSVPQNKIVKDAKILSVNDTVKVKLSKGEIFANVEKIN
- a CDS encoding TlyA family RNA methyltransferase, with the protein product MDKILFDKGLAETQTKAQGLIISGAILVDGVPILKPGTFVLSSSDITIKKTKTYVSRGGLKIESAARNLNISFKDKICMDIGASTGGFTDFMLLNGAKKVYAVDVGRNLLHEKLKDDPRVVNIESVNFRYFSKELLKDNIGFVTIDVSFISLEKILPVAFEIINSGGEILALVKPQFESLPKELKKGVVRDESIRQKAIEKIRSFSGKLGLVLLGEADSEVKGPEGNIEHFLWLKKQ
- a CDS encoding exodeoxyribonuclease VII small subunit, translated to MKKTLKFESAIKRLEEIVEKMEGGQMDLEESLAFFEEGIKLVRFCSTKLEEAKKKIEILVKKDGKMTAEPFEPEDEKNSD
- a CDS encoding IS1182 family transposase, with protein sequence MAYRYGDRHQMNLFPQSIEDYVREDDPVRAYDAFVESLELGELGIIVDENQVGNPEYEPKAMIKLLVYGYSYGIRSSRKLERATYHNVSFIWLMGGLKPDHKTIARFRTDNKRALKNILKQCARLCIKLGLIEGNTLFVDGSKIRANAAIDNTWTQEKCEKHLKSIDEHIESILKECDVIDEKEQNSDSLVKLKEELKDKEALKSKVQNIMKELKSQELQSMNSTDPECIKVKGRQGIHSGYSGQIVVDEKHGLIVNSDVVNEHNDREQFANQIEQAHETLEHKCKNACADDGYANTDELKKIADKNVNVIVPSQEQTSQQNSEPFAKEQFTYDSQTDSYICPQGHKLPYSHLDKEKNMNVYSISDRNLCRNCVHFGICTTSNKGRRIKRLANEETKKILEQNFTKEQSQTIFRLRKQKVELPFGHIKRNLGVTAFLLRGLDGVKAEMSLFSSCFNMSRMISIIGVQALVAKLMS
- a CDS encoding ATP-binding protein; translated protein: MNNARILFEKLSLEYINANMMNKEFETNWMDCKEKEDATSAELSPNDKKLFAKALSGFANTSGGVILFGIRARPRPADDVDIIIDKNPIKGLKKYESNLREIESRIVERLVKGVEYLPIETSPDEGVMAVYIPESEASPHRSVQDYKFYIRAGGTFNSIDLKIVEDLFHKTKKPDLQLLLKEISPDQILILLRNNGKGIAKYPSFVIELPQYVNVSSYRLDGNKSNDIVVTQKYFRGKEGKFAVYSGSIDNIIHADGGELPIINFSTVITKLVNQTFTLPYYLDAENMQTKESKYTISFDNQGRIKDITII
- the dxs gene encoding 1-deoxy-D-xylulose-5-phosphate synthase, translated to MGILEKITKPEDLKSVKREALPELAKEIRYEMIKTVSQTGGHLASSLGTVELSIALHYVYDAPKDKIIWDVGHQAYAHKLLTGRYGRFHTLRQYGGISGFPNREESEYDPFTVGHSSTAISAALGYALARDIKGQDNKVVAIIGDGSMTGGMSFEALQNAGHLGTDILVILNDNEMFISHRVGALAGYLAKIITAGTWKGFEKKIEKFFKRLHFWGAQILRVAKRFKVLLFPGMLFEEMGFSYVGPVDGHNINDLIDILNGVKKLKAPMLLHVITKKGKGFSAAESDPTKFHGIGKFNISSGEIESGSNVPSYTSVFSNTLIKLAKENEKIVAITAAMAEGTGLDAFRREFPRRFFDVGIAEEHAVTFAAGLACEGMRPVCAIYSTFLQRSLDQMIHDVALQKLPVVFAIDRAGIVGEDGPTHQGAFDLSYLRFIPNFTIMAPADENELQHMLKTAFTLEGPVAIRYPRGHGIGINLDNELKVLRPGKAEIKKEGKDLYILAIGNTVYPSLEASKILADKNIKAGVVNMRFLKPLDAKLILSLAQKTKYFAVIEENSSIGGLYSAVSERLAGKNIHVFETGFPDHFIEHGSPDILREKYGFTPGKIAGKIAAWYRTFK
- a CDS encoding four helix bundle protein is translated as MVQDFRELRIWQNGMQIVKQSYLLTKQFPKEEIFGLVSQVRRAAVSIPSNVAEGFARNHDNEYRQFLYIALGSCAELETHFEITKQLNYCKNDELAEVQNLIKLEIKMILRMIKSL
- a CDS encoding polyprenyl synthetase family protein, which translates into the protein MELKSYLTKKSKLVEKALKKYLPKDNSLISRAMRYSVFAGGKRLRPILVILGAEICGSKNIADILPAATALEFIHTYSLIHDDLPSMDNDDLRRGKPTSHKKFGEATAILAGDALLTDAFRLMGNLGENKRLNKQRIIDSVLVLAKLAGYKGMIGGQMKDTIETNRWNKMNLNTAKKNLEFIHLNKTAALIQASLLIGATLFNASKKQLNALNQFGRYVGLAFQAVDDILDITADKKLLGKRGSDLENNKLTYPSLYGLEESQNKAKKLIINAKKSLNIFGKKAEILSQLADYIIQRQY
- a CDS encoding Fic family protein; this translates as MKRYIWENKNWQNLEYDHKAVMELLSKARLVQGNLLGKMSALELRLEVEAQAEVLVEEAVRTAEIEGMKLDRNAVRSSVAVRLGLPQGVGLPKERNADGLVEVLFDAVRNHSKPLSIKRLNGWQAALFPTGYSGLHKIRVGALRGNAPMQVVSGPIGKEKVHFEAPPEKKMKEEMALFVDWWNKSFGKMDGILRAAAAHFRFVTIHPYEDGNGRIARALTDMALAQDENINVRFYSLSSQIIKQRNEYYSILEKVQNCRLEPTKWFEWFLESFIKSVEGSQNIVSHVLKKAEFWKAHSQVQINERQRKVIHKMLEAGTDGFEGGLTTRKYTSMTKASRATAFREIDDLLQKKVIRHIGGKGRSVRYGFVW
- a CDS encoding TIGR00282 family metallophosphoesterase — protein: MKILFIADVVGQPGRETLCKRFPEIKEKEKPDFIIANAENAAGGKGLTGPTAREIFGCGIDVITLGNHAFDRKEIEEVINNPKILRPANYPPNVQGKGYGVYHLDGKGKIAVINIMGRIYLPNIDCPFRGINDILEIIKKETKVIIVDFHAEVTSEKNAMGWYLDGRVSAVIGTHTHIPTADEKILPLGTAYITDVGMTGPVEGVIGMDKEIVLKKFLTGLPHPFVVAKGQTVMQGCVVEIDENSGKAQSIRRFSIQG